CTGCGAATCGGGCCGACGAGCGATAGCAAGCCTATGTTGGCTCTGTCTTATGCCTCAAATCATGCGCCGCCGGACTCGATCATGATCGGAGACAAGACTGTTCCTCTTCATCCGAATCGAGAAAAGGTATCAAATATTCGTATCTGGATCGATGGATCGATTATGGAAGTATTTATCGACTCCAGCCAGGTATTGACGGTGCGAAACTACTTCGATGCAGGACAGTCGCCTGAGATAAGGGCTGTATGCCTGGGGGATGTGGAGGCATTCAGAGGTCTTACTGTGGCTAACATGATGCCCATATCGCAAGACCGCCTTACCACTTCAATCGCCTAAATGCAGTCAGGAAATGACACAGTATTTAGAGGAGCCAGCAGTGGAAATGGATAGTTTACTAGGAGATATTGCATGAAGATTGGCATCAGCGCGTTCGCATGGACATCGTGTTTAGAACGCAAACATCTCGATCTGTTGCCGTGGATCAAATCCTTGGGCATAGACGGTGTCGAAGTTCCAATGTTCGAGCCGGATGCATTGCCGATCAAGAAGATCAGAGATGCGTTTGAAGCCCATGACCTGGAGTGCACTGTCTGCGCCATTCTGCCCAAAACAGTCAATCCCATCAGTCCCCACCAGGAGCAAAGACGACGGGCCATTGAACATCTGATTCGATGCGTTGAAGCCTCGGCAGCGATGGGCAGCAAAGTATTAGGTGGTCCACTTTTCGCTCCTATCGGATATTTGCCTGAACATCGCCCAACGAAGGACGAATGGTCGTGGGCTGTTGAAGCGTTCCAGTCCCTTGAAAGCACTCTTGATAAGACTGATATGACTCTCTCGATCGAACCGGTGAACCGCTCAGAAACCTTCTTTCTGCGGACCGCCGCCGACACGAAACAGTTGTGCGAGTCGATCGGAAATCCTCGAATTGGAGTTACTATCGATACCTTTCATGCCAACATCGAAGAACAAAGTATCCCGAAAGCGATTTTATCTTTGGGATCTCATCTTAAACATGTCCACGCCAGCGAAAACGATCGAGGGCCTTTGGGATATGGGCACGTGCCCTTTGGGGATATCGTCCTCTCCCTCAAAGAGATTGGATATGACGGATATCTGATGATTGAGGGCTTTGGCTACAGTCCCAAAGAAAAGAGTGCTCCTGGCAAACTGTGGGCATATACCGACGTTTCACCAGAAGACCTCACGAAAGGCGGAGTGCGATTCCTTAAAGCATTGATGTAGTGGGCTACTGTTGCACAGGATGGGAGATCGGATTCTGGGGAGGATGACTCCGGTGGTGCGTTCGCAATTGCTAGATCGAGCACGCCTGCCGCCTCTCATTGCTTTTCGCCCTAAAAAGCGCAGGAAGGCAAGCCGCTTTTGAGACGGTGACGAAGATTCCGAGGAGCTAGCGTTTATCGTCGGATATTTTCTTGCCGGCATTCACATCGGCGTAGTCGCGCCAGGCCACGATGTGATCGCCTTCCACCTCGAATATCCCCATTACCTTGATTGCCGCGATTTCGCTTCCGTCCGAGCGTAAGAAACGGTCCAGCCGTTCTGTCAGCACGCGATTTCCGTCTGCGGCGATAGCAAGCATGTCAAAATGGACGGCCGCGATGCTCGGCGACCTGTTGGGTCGTTCTAAGAACGCAATCGCTTCTTCAATGCCAGTAGTTCTCGAAACACCTTCATTAACCCAAACCGTTTTGGAGGTGAAATAGCGCCGGATAGCGATCTTGCCACCGTCCTCAGGGAAAGCAGCGGAGAAGGCGGTGACAATTTCAATTGGCGTTGGCATTCTACTGGCCTCGATCTTGACGGATGGCTTCTTGACAGACGTCTTGGGCGGCTGACACCAAGCAACGGCGGAGAACATTACAGCGAACAAGGTAACGAACGCAGACCTCATCTAAACAGCCTCCAATTCTCAATCTATGAAATTGACTTCAACGGAAAGGTCTGCG
Above is a genomic segment from Terriglobus tenax containing:
- a CDS encoding sugar phosphate isomerase/epimerase family protein → MKIGISAFAWTSCLERKHLDLLPWIKSLGIDGVEVPMFEPDALPIKKIRDAFEAHDLECTVCAILPKTVNPISPHQEQRRRAIEHLIRCVEASAAMGSKVLGGPLFAPIGYLPEHRPTKDEWSWAVEAFQSLESTLDKTDMTLSIEPVNRSETFFLRTAADTKQLCESIGNPRIGVTIDTFHANIEEQSIPKAILSLGSHLKHVHASENDRGPLGYGHVPFGDIVLSLKEIGYDGYLMIEGFGYSPKEKSAPGKLWAYTDVSPEDLTKGGVRFLKALM
- a CDS encoding limonene-1,2-epoxide hydrolase — translated: MPTPIEIVTAFSAAFPEDGGKIAIRRYFTSKTVWVNEGVSRTTGIEEAIAFLERPNRSPSIAAVHFDMLAIAADGNRVLTERLDRFLRSDGSEIAAIKVMGIFEVEGDHIVAWRDYADVNAGKKISDDKR